The DNA region TTCGGGGTGGGCAAAACCAGCCTGGTCGCACGCTACGTGCACGGCATCTTTTCCGAAAAGTATCAGACCACCGTAGGGGTCAAGATTGATAAAAAAATCGTCACGGTCAACGGACAGGAGGTAAGTCTGGTCTTGTGGGACCTGTACGGCGAAGACCAGTTCCAGCGGGTGCAGCCTTTTTACCTGCGGGGCAGCTCGGGCTATTTGCTGGTGGCCGACGGAACCCGCCCCGATACCCTCGAGGCCGCCCAAAGCCTGCACGCCCGCGCCCAGGAGGTGCTGGGCCCGGTTCCCTTCATCCTGCTGCTGAACAAGCACGACCTGCCCTGGCAGGTGAGCGAGGCCCAGCTCGACCAGCTGCGGGCTAAAGGCTGGGAGGTGCGCTACACCAGCGCCAAAACCGGCGAAGCCGTAGAGGACGCCTTCAATACCCTGGCGGGCCGGATGTTGGAGCAACAAAGCACCTAGGGCTGGCGGCTTAACAGCCAGTAAGCCAGCCCAATAACCAGGAGCCACAGCCACCAGCGGCGGCCCAGGAGGGGCTTGCGCTCTGGCAGGGGGAGCGAAGCGCCGGGTAGCGGGCCACGGGGAGGCCGCACCGGGGGGCGCATCTGCAAGCGCTGGCCCTGCTTGATGTGATACACCGACTTGTCGAGCTGGCCTTTTTTGCGGTAGGCCGCACCCAGGTTGTGGTGGGCCAGGGCGTACTCGGGGTTCAGCTTGAGGGCCTCCTGGTACAACCGGATGGCCTCGTCGGTCTGGCCCGCCTCGAGGGCCAGGTTAGCCAGGTTGGTCTTGGCCCGAAAGTGGCGGGGGTCGGCCTTTAGCGCAGCCTCGAAGGCCTGCCGGGCCTCCTCCCGCTGGCCGCGCATAATCTGGATGAGCCCCAGGGTGGCCCAGGCCTCCGCCCCCAGGTGGGGGTCTTGCAGGTAGGCCGCAATCTGGCTTTCATCTTCGCTTTCAAAGGCCCGGATGGCCGCCCTGGCCCGCTCCAAATCCAGGTAGCCAGCAATCAGGTCGCCGTCCTGCTCTAAAACCTTTTGCGCCCTTTCATATTCCTTCAGCCGCAGCCAGTCGCGCAGCTCGAGCAACACCGCCAGGGCCTCGGCATGGCCCCCCTCACCTGCCAGAATGCGGGCTCGAGCCTCCTCGTAGCGTCCCAACTTGATTAGCTCGTCCACTTCCACAACACCAATCTACCCCAGCCACCCCCACGTAACGCTTTAGGGGTCAGTTTGGGTCAAATTCCACACGCCTTACAAAACCAGGCGCTATACTCGGCAGTGGAGTTCGGGAATAGGCCCGCTCCCACGAGACCGCAAGCCCTCTTATGCACTACGCAATACCGCACCAATACCATATCCCGGTGCGGAACCCTTAGGAGAAGTTATGAAGAAGTCCGGTTTTACCCTGATCGAGCTGTTGATCGTCATCGCCATCATCGGCATCCTGGCCGCGGTGCTGATCCCCAACCTGCTGCGCGCCCGCGCTGTGGCCAACGACCGCGCCGCACAGGCCTTTGCTCAGAACGTTTACAAGACGGCCCAAGCCTATCTAGCCGAGAACGTAAACGTGACTACTGTTCCCACCTCCTGCGCGGGAACCACTGGTTACAGTGCTGGTAACTACAGCGTGCCTGCTCCTGGGGCTTTCATTACTGGCTGCACTGTCGCCTCAACCGGTGCCTCCGTAACCGTCACCTACACTGGTGGCACCTCCACCTCTGTGACGGTGGGCCAATAGTTGGACTGCGGGCAATTAGATAGCGGTTGAAAAAATGCCCTGCCACGAGGCAGGGCATTTTGACCAAACAATCATGAAGACGCATGGTGGCTTTACATTAATCGAGTTGCTTATCGTCATCGCTATCATCGGTATACTCGCTGTGGTGCTGGTGCCCAATTTGCTGAATGCGCGGAATGTAGCCACGTTACGAGCAGAGCAAGTATATCTGCGAAACGTAATGTACGCTGCCAATGCGTATCTATCCGACAACGTTCTAGCCAGTACCCTCCCAAATACCGATTGCGTGAACGGCTTCAGCGCTGGTAGCTATGTGGTAGCACCACTTGCTCGTACTACCCTTTCCTCCTGCACGGTTCAGCATGTATCTGGAGGCGCGGTAGTCAGCTATAGCGGGCTGTCAGGAGCAGGGCAGATTCCTTAGAGCTGCCCTTAATACATGAATACGGGGGGGCATCAGCTCCCCCAACTGCTTTTAATCAGCTGGCATTGAGCTAAAATTGGAGTTAGATGGATGTACGGTAATCTTTCACTACGGGTACGGATGGATGTTTGCTTCGGTAGGTCTGAGTTGCCTCGCCCGCTGCCAGAGCAAATAACACCCACACAACCCCTTCAGAAAAGAACGGTATAAACCATAGCAGCAAGAAAACATGGTAAGCCCAGAGCCCAGATGCACCAGGAGTTAGCTGTAAGAAGGCTCTGATACTGAGTATCAACAGGGCCATGTATAAGACCAAACCAACTAAACCCTTTTGAAGAGCAACCTCCAGCAGTTGGCTATGCGACTTCCATAGCACAATACTCTGTGTGTAGCGCTGTCCTTTTTCGTTTTCTACAATCCAAACCGGAATTGTACCCGGCGCACTGAGATACGCAATCATCTTATAAGCACCTGCTTCCAGGCGCAAAAAGCGCGCCTGTTCCTCTGCGCTGAGGAACAGAGGCCAATAGTAGTCGAAGTTGCCTCCACCCCAACCCAGCACAGGACGCTCCAGGATGCCCCCCACTGCAGCTTTCCAGAACAGCATCCTGGCTTCCATAGAGCTTGTGCTGGCCAGCTCTTTCTGGCCGCCCACACCCCTAAACTGAGTCCACTGGATTGCTGCAAAAACCGCAATTAGCACAAGTGCTGAAGCCACTAACCCTTGCCTGGGAGCACGCCAGACTCCAATAAGCAGTACCAACGCCATTCCCAAGAAGGCAGCCCGATTGTAGGTTAGGCCCAGACTGAACGCAATTAGTAAAACTGTCCCAAGAAATAACCACGACGGTTTGCGAAACCAGATCGCAATGGCCACTCCAAACGTGGCTGCCAGGTAGCCTGCCAGATGCCCTTTCTGTGGGAAAGACACGATTGGAAGATCACCCACTTGAAGTGCATAAATTAGGCCCCTGCCCAAGGCTATCTCTGCTATCGCCCCCAAGCTCAGCAAAACTCCAGAGATTGCCACCCCAATAGCAATACGAACCAGCAAATCCCGTTCCCGCATTATTTGCAGGTAAACCAGAACAAAAACCAAAGAAAACAAAAAAGATGCCAGAGCACCATCACCATTTCGAGCAAGACTACCCATCAGGGCTACTGCCGGTGATGGAGTGAAAAAGGCTGCTATAACACCCCAAATGCCAAAAAGCAAGGCCAACAATACCGGTTTATGCTGCCAGAGAAGCCTAGGCAAGTGTTTGGCATCACTTAAACGCAAGTGGGGGTGTAAAAACCACTCAAACAATAGCGCACCTAGCACAAAAATAGCTGTGATGACAATATGGTAGGTATAGTTCAATCCCCAGAAACTGCGCTCAGAAGGAACAAAGATGAGCGGATACAGCACCACAAAAGCAAACCACCACCAGCGATAGATACGATACATGTTGCTTAGTTTAGCCGTACCTCCCAGGGTAGCTGGGTTACATTTCACTCCTCTATTTGTTGCGCCATTTGTAGCAGTTACAGATGTCCATTTCGAAGTGGCGTAAACACATAAAAGTTGTCCCTTTCTTGTGCAAAAAACATCCAGGTGGTCAGGGGTGCACCCTACAATAAAGTGTGCTCGAGCGCGCTCAAATCCGAACCCTGTTCCCAGCAATAACCATACTGGCCTCACTTTTCTGGCTGTGGCAGCAAACCTTCACACATTACGATGCTGTGCCGCTCGGGTTAGTTGGGGTTGTACTCGGCGCGCTGATCCTGCTAATGCCGCGGGTTCCACGCATCTTATGGGCCTGGTGGGGGCTGGGGCTTCTAAGCATTTTGTGGAGCCTCACGCCCGGCAACACCCTGGCGCTGGGTTTGTGGGAGCTGGCCTACCTGGCCGCCTTTGCCGCTGGGGGCTGGTTGGTGGGCTTTGTGGGGCTGAACATCGTTTTGCTGGGTTATGGGCTTCTGACCACCCTCACGCTGGCCTGGGCTGGGCTGGTGATGTATTTTTCGGGCTCGAGCCATTATGTCGCTGGAGCCCAGGCCCTGGTGCTGATTCCATTGGCGATGGTGTGGATGTTTCGCTCGAGGTGGCCGCTGCTGAGTGGAATCTTGCTTACCGGAGCTTTGTATCTTGCGTTACTTTCGGGTGCTCGAGCGGTGTATTTGCCCTTGACCATAATCGCCTTGCTTATGGTGTGGCGCCTCTGGCGAGAGGGCTTTGCATTCTGGCGGATTGGGCTGGCCCTGGGCGTAGTGGTGGCAGCTGTAATGGCCATAGATGCTACCTTACCTTTTTCGCCCGTCCAGAATGCATTGGGACTAAAAGCATCTCTAACCAAGCAAGTGCAGGATGTAGCTGCAGAGGGCAGTATAGGTAGCCGCCTGCAAATGTGGGAGCAAACCCTACACATTGCCCTGCAACACCCCCTGGGCACTGGCAACGGCAGTTTTCGCGATACCCTTGCGGCCTATCTGCAATACCCCGGCATCCTCTTCAGCAACGCACACAACTACTACCTCGAGACTGCCGCCACCGGCGGCTGGTTGCGACTGCTGTTGCTGCTGGTCATACTGGGCTGGTTGCTTTGGCAAGGCTGGAGTTCGTCCGCCTGGCCCTGGGCCTTGGGGGCTGCAGGGTTGTGGGCTACCCTGGCATTTGATGTTACGGGAATGTACCCAGCGGTAATGATGCTGGCTTTTGCTAGCTTGGGCGCACTGCATGGTCAAGTCAAGGCTCCACTGGCCGCTCCATCCTCAAATAAGAGGGTCTACTGGGCCGTACCGGTGGCCGGATTGGTTCTCGCGGTAGGTTTAGCCTTTTGGTGGTATTGGCCCTGCGAGCAAAACTGTGCAATTAGTCGCTACCAGGGATTTCGCTCTGCTGTCCTGGCTGAGCTCGAGCAAGTTTCCGCATCCAAGCGAGAAGAGCTTTTGAGAGACGCTGCACGGCTCAATCCCAAAAGTCTTTGGGTCTACAGAACTCAACTAGAGTACACCCAAGCTCCAGAGGAAAAGATAAAGCTGTTGCAGCACATCGTTGAGGTTTTCCCGCTGGCTAACCCAACCTTTTACTTGCAGCTGGCGGAGTTGGCCGTGCAGCTAAACCGGCCAAAGGAGGCCATACAGGTGCTAGAGTTAGGCTTGAGCCGCTTTCCAATCAACTTTACGGGCTACCAATCCGGCAACTTCTTTGGGATGCTAACGCCGTCCTACGAATCCTGGCGCGCTCGGGCACCTGAGTTGCTCGAGCAACTAAAAAAAGATAAATAGTTCACGGGTTTTCTTGGCATCTGTACTTAGCGTTCTACCAACTGCGATTTTTCGCCCCTCGCTCGAGCCACCCAATAAACACCACCCCCGCCACAAACCCCTCTATGTGTGACCCGAAGGCGATGCCCTCCGCACCCATCGAGACGCTAGGCCAGCCCTAGCCCTCTGAATTGCCCGGACGCAAAAGCGCAGAGGTGAACTCGACGAAAACGCCCAGGCGTTGATCCAGAATGGTCTTGAGAATCGGCAGGGAAAGCGCCTGGTAGTCGTGAACCGCCACATTGCGAAAGCCCACCATCTGTTGCATCCGGCGGGCCAGGTCTGGGGTAATAAGGTGGGCCTCTTGCAAGAGGCGAAAGGCGTCCCGTGCGCTTTGTGGGAGGCCTAGACGGTGCAGGCGCACCCCATACATCGCCAGGTCTATGGAGGCCTCGCAGGCCCGCAAAAGATTGAGCACGATAGCGTCCTGGCGCGTGTAGTTCTCGAAAAGCTCTCCTTCATGGCCTCGGTACTCTTCTTCGATGCGCTTCAAGCAGCGCTCGATGGTAGCGGTCTTGGCCAGGAGTACCTCATCCATAGACCCGCCCTCGACGGCGGATGTCCTCTAATATTGGCCGCCGCTCTTCTTGCAAATAGGCATACTCTTTCAGCACACGGATTTCAAACAAATCGCAGCGGAGCCGATTCGCACAATACACGCGCCAACCCTGCGTCACGACTCTAGCCCTAAGCGCTGGGGGCGCAGTGGCTAAATCCACCAGGTCAACCTCAGGCTGGGACTCCTGGAGCACAACCAAATCCTGGGCTAACACAAACAGCGCCCAGGGGTCGTAGGGCGCGCTGCCCAAAACAGCAATATCCAGGTCGCTACCGGGCTGGGCCTGCCCTTCGGCCTGGGAGCCAAAAAGGTATATGGCCAGTGGCGACAGCCGCTCTCGGATAAGGGCGACAATGGATTCCAGGGTCTCACCAGCCAGGGTCGCCATAGCGCCATTCTATCAGCCCCGTACACCGCCCCTGCGCTTCAGCGCCGCTGCCATCCAGGTTTTGGCGCACCGCACGCAAAAACCACCGAGTAAGCACCGCCCCCGCCACAAAAACCGCCAATATGCGCCCAGAAAGCGACACCTTGGGGCCAGCGCAGCTAGGCCCCTTTCCAGCCGAAAAGCTGAAAAGGGTGCACAGACATTCGGTGCTCCTTAAGGCTAAAATAAAACCAACCATGGCTTTGTCAGCGCCCGTCCCTACCCAGGCCCTGGCGGAGATCTGCCAGCGGTACGGGGTTCGGCGGCTCCTCTTCTTCGGCTCCTTTGCGCGGGGAGAGGCCGACGAGGAAAGCGACCTGGACCTCCTGGTGGAGTTCTTCCCCGGGCGCACCCCGGGCCTGGGTTTCGTCAGACTTCAGAAGGAGCTGGCCCTCCTTTTCGGACGCAAGGTAGATCTTCACACCCCGGGAAGCCTGAGCCCTTACCTCCGGGAAGCGGTTCTGAGGGAGGCCCGCCCCCTGCATGAGGCGGCGTAGCCTTTCCGATCGCGTCCGGCTCCTGCACATGCGGGACGCCTGCAGGCGCGCCCTGGAAATCGCCCAGGGCAAAGACCTCAGCGCCCTTTCGCCCGAGGAGGAAGCGTCCCTCGCCCTCGTTCGCCTTCTGGAGATTCTCGGTGAAGCGGCCAGGGGCGTTTCCGAGGACCTCAAGAGCCTTCAGCCCGAAATCCCCTGGCGGGAGATCGTGGCCACCCGCAATCTCCTTATCCACGAGTACTTCGGCGTGGACATGGAGGTGGTGGCAGCCATTCTCGAACAAGACCTTCCCTCCCTGCTGGAGCGTTTGGAAGCTATCCTGCAAACCATGGACCATTCTGGGCCTTAGGCAGGGAGGCTTTTGGCAGGCTCAACCGCGCCTCCAGGCCAAACTTCAGGTAGGCTAGCCACAGCGCTATGGCTATCAGCCCTGCACCCCGCCCCTGCGCTTCAGCGCCGCTGCCGTCCAGGTTTTGGCGCCCCACGCTCGAACCACCGAATGAGCACCACCCCCGCCACAAAACCGCCGATGTGTGCCCAGAAGGCGATGCCCTCCTCGCCCATAAAATCGCCCACAAACTGGATTAGAAGCCAGTAGCCCAGGTAAAGAATGGCTGGAATGGGTACAGGAATCCAGCCCACCAGCGAGAGGATCAGGGCCCTGGGGTACAGCACAATATAAGCGCCCAGCAGGGCCGAGATGGCCCCCGAGGCGCCAATCATGGGCACATCGCTGGAAAAGCCGCTCACCAGGCCCTGAATTAACGCTGCAGCAACCCCGCCCAGCAGGTAGAACAACAAAAAACGCCCGTGGCCCAGGCGGTCTTCGATGTTGTCGCCAAAGACCCACAAAAACCACAGGTTGCCCAGGATGTGCAGCAGGCTCCCATGCAGGAACATGCTGCTAAACAGCGTTATCCACTCGCCCCGAAAATCGGCGGCAAAGCGGGCCGGCACAAAGCCATAGGCCCCAATAACGGCGGCAGGGTCGGTAAGGGCAAAGGTATAGACAAAGCCGGCCAGGTTTAGCAACACCAGCAGGTAGACCACATACGGGCGGCGGTGGGCCCGGTTGATGTCGTGCAGGGGGAACATGCCCACAGGTTACAGCAAGAACAACAAAAAAACGCCCCGCAGAGCGGGGCGCTACAAGGTGCTGCTTTTAGCCATTCACGCGAACTTCGATGCGGCGCGGCTGGGCAGTTTCGGCTTTGGGGATGTCGAGGTAGAGGATGCCGTGCTTGAAGGTGGCCTCGATTTTGCTCAGATCGAAGGTGTTGGGGATCACGAAGCTGCGCTCGAACTTGCCATAGGGGCCCTCGAGCCGCCACTGGTTGGCGTTTTCGGGCTTGTTGAAGGGACGCTCGGCCCGGATGGTGAGGGTGTTGTTCTCGGCGGTTACCTCGACCTGCGAAGGCTCTACCCCAGGCAGGTACACCGCCAGGTGGATACCCTGGGCATCCTCGAGCGCGTCTACCAGCGGGGTATGAGCACTCTCGGTAGTGGGGGTGAAAAAGTTGCGCAACAGGGCGTTTTGCAGTTGTTCAATCTCACGGAAGGGGTTGTATCTAATCATGTCATCCTCCTTTACATTTAGAAGTATAAAACTTGAGTGTAGTATTGTCAAGTAGTTTTAGTGCTGAGGCTCCCGATTCGGCTTGACGTCTACAGATGGGGCTGTAGTTTTTGAACCAGCATGTGCTTAGGCAGAGCCCCCACCATCCGCTCGACCGGCTGGCCGTTTTTGAACAGGATCAGGGTAGGAATGCCCTGCACATGGTAAGCGCTTTGCGCCAGGGGGAAATGGTCGACGTTGAGCTTGACGATTTTGAGCCGGCCTGCATACTCGCGGGCGATCTCCTCGAGCACCGGCGCAATCATCTTGCAAGGCCCACACCACTCGGCCCAGAAGTCGACCAGCACCGGCACGCTGGCCTGAAGCTCGGGGGTCAGGCCCTGGGTGGCATTCACCAGCCAGGGCAGGGGCTTTTTGCAGGCCCCGCAGACCGGAACCTGGCCTGTGGGGGGGTTGCCCAAGCGGTTTTTTGCACCGCAGTGGATACAGGTGATGATGTTGTCGCTTGCCATAATCGTTTTATGCCAGCGCAGCCTGCCGAACCTCGAAGGTGAGTCCCAGGGGGCCGGTGTTCACATACAGATGAGCGCCATCGGGCACCTCACCCGCCAGGATTTTGCGCGAGAGGGGGGTCTCCAGTTCCCGCTGGATTACCCGCTTCAGGGGCCGGGCCCCAAAGACCGGGTCGTAGCCGCGCTGGGCCAGGAAGTCGAGGGCCTCTTGCGAGAGCTCGAGGGTAATCCGGCGCTCGGCCAGCCGTTTACGCACCGCCTCGAGCTGGATCTGCACGATGGCCGCAATCTGCTCTTTGGCCAGCGGACGGAAGACCACAATCTCGTCCAGGCGGTTCAAAAACTCGGGGCGGAAGTTCTGCTGCAGCACCCCAAACACCCGTTCGCGGATGGCCTCGTAGCTCTGGCCCGACTGAATGCCCTCGAAGATGAGGGGCGAGCCGATGTTGGAGGTGAGGATGATGACGGTGTTGCGGAAGTCCACCGTGCGGCCCTGCCCGTCGGTCAGGCGACCGTCGTCGAGCACCTGCAACAGCACGTTGAACACATCGGGGTGGGCCTTCTCGATCTCGTCGAAGAGGATCACCGCGTAGGGCCGACGACGCACCGCCTCGGTAAGCTGACCGCCCTCCTCGTAGCCCACGTAGCCCGGCGGGGCCCCAATCAGGCGGGCCACAGTGTGCTTCTCCTGGTACTCCGACATGTCGATGCGGATCATGTTCTCTTCGGTATCGAAGAGGCTGGCGGCCAGGGTCTTAGCCAGCTCGGTCTTACCCACCCCGGTAGGCCCCAGGAAGAGGAAGGAACCAATGGGCCGGTTGGGGTCTTTGAGGCCGGCGCGGGCCCGCCGGATGGCATCGGCCACCGCCACGATGGCCTCGTCCTGGCCCACCACCCGCTTGTGCAGCTCGTCCTCCAGTCGTAGGAGCTTCTCGCGCTCGCCCTCCATCAGCTTGGCTACAGGAATGCCCGTCCAGCGCGAGACGATGGCGGCAATGTCTTCCTCCGTGACCATGGGTCGCACGAACCGCGCGCCCGCCATGCGCTCGGCCAGCTCGTTGACCTCCTGCTCGAGCCGCGGCAGCTCACCGTAGCGGAGCTGGGCCGCTTTGTTCAGGTCGTAGGCCCGCTCGGCCTGCTCGATCTGGGTGCGTACCTCGTCGAGACGCTGCTGGGCCGCCCGCAGCTTCTGCATAATCTCGCGCTCGGCCTCCCATTCGGCCTGCTGTTTCTTGATCTCGGCCTCGAGCTCGGCAATTTCTTTTTCCAGCTCGCCCAGCCTGAATTTGCTCTCGGCATCGGTCTCTTTCTTCAGGGCCTCGCGCTCGATCTCGAGCTGGAGCTTGCGCCGGTTGAGGGCGTCGATGCTCTCGGGGCTGCTCTCCAGGGCCATGCGCAGGCGGGCTGCGGCTTCATCGATCAGGTCGATGGCCTTATCGGGCAGTTTGCGGTCGGCGATGTAGCGGTGCGAGAGCTGGGCCGCCGCGATGAGCGCGGGGTCGGCAATGCGCACCCCGTGGTGCACCTCGTACTTCTCCTTAATGCCGCGCAGGATGCTTACGGTCTCCTCGAGGCTGGGCTCGTCAACAAACACCGGCTGGAAGCGGCGCTCTAAAGCCGGGTCTTTCTCAATTTCGCGGTACTCGTCCAGGGTGGTGGCCCCAATCAGGTGCAGCTCACCTCGAGCCAGGGCAGGCTTGAGCATGTTGCCCGCATCCACCGCGCCCTCGGCCTTGCCGGCTCCCACCACGGTATGAATCTCGTCAATGAAGAGAATAATCTGGCCTGCGCTCTGCACAGTCTCCTGGATGACCGCCTTGAGCCGCTCTTCAAACTCGCCGCGGTACTTGGCGCCCGCCAGCAGCGAGCCCATCTGCAGGCTCACGATGCGCTTGCCCTTCAGCCCCTCGGGCACGTCGCCCTTTACGATGCGCTGGGCTAGCCCTTCGACCACTGCGGTCTTACCCACCCCCGGCTCACCGATCAGCACGGGGTTGTTTTTGGTGCGGCGCAGCAAAATCTGGATGACCCGCCGGATCTCTTCATCCCGCCCAATTACGGGGTCGAGCTTGCCCTCCTCGGCCTGGCGGGTCAGGTCGAGGCCGTACTGTTCCAGGGCGTTGTAGGTACCTTCGGCATGTTCGCTGTTCACGGTTCTTCCTCCTCTAATCTCCTGTATAGCTTTCCGAATACCGTCGGCCTGCAAGCCGCCGTAGCCGGTCTCGGCCAGGGCCAGTAGCAGGGTATCCAGGGCCACAAAGCGATCCTTTAGTTCGTCGGCCAGCTTCTCGGCCCGCCCCAGGGCCGAAGCCAGGCGGGACGACAGGTACTGCCCTCCCTCGGCCCCCGACACCTTGGGCAAACGCCCCAGCTCGGTCTGGGCGGTCTGGTAAATGCTTTTGGGATCCTGTCCGGCTTTTTGCACAATCTGGGCCGGTAGACCTGCGGCATCCCGCAGCATCACTGCGACCAGGTGAGGCAGGTCAATCTGTGAATGGGACGACTCCCGCGCCAGCACCTGGCTTTGAGCAATGGCTCCACGGGCTTGTTCGGTAAAGCGCTCCAGGTTCATATCAAGATTATTATGAAACTTGAGTGTATTATTGTCAAGTCTAATGAGCCTTATGAGCTATTGGCCCTCAGGCATGCGCTGCGCCTC from Meiothermus cerbereus DSM 11376 includes:
- the clpB gene encoding ATP-dependent chaperone ClpB, with the translated sequence MNLERFTEQARGAIAQSQVLARESSHSQIDLPHLVAVMLRDAAGLPAQIVQKAGQDPKSIYQTAQTELGRLPKVSGAEGGQYLSSRLASALGRAEKLADELKDRFVALDTLLLALAETGYGGLQADGIRKAIQEIRGGRTVNSEHAEGTYNALEQYGLDLTRQAEEGKLDPVIGRDEEIRRVIQILLRRTKNNPVLIGEPGVGKTAVVEGLAQRIVKGDVPEGLKGKRIVSLQMGSLLAGAKYRGEFEERLKAVIQETVQSAGQIILFIDEIHTVVGAGKAEGAVDAGNMLKPALARGELHLIGATTLDEYREIEKDPALERRFQPVFVDEPSLEETVSILRGIKEKYEVHHGVRIADPALIAAAQLSHRYIADRKLPDKAIDLIDEAAARLRMALESSPESIDALNRRKLQLEIEREALKKETDAESKFRLGELEKEIAELEAEIKKQQAEWEAEREIMQKLRAAQQRLDEVRTQIEQAERAYDLNKAAQLRYGELPRLEQEVNELAERMAGARFVRPMVTEEDIAAIVSRWTGIPVAKLMEGEREKLLRLEDELHKRVVGQDEAIVAVADAIRRARAGLKDPNRPIGSFLFLGPTGVGKTELAKTLAASLFDTEENMIRIDMSEYQEKHTVARLIGAPPGYVGYEEGGQLTEAVRRRPYAVILFDEIEKAHPDVFNVLLQVLDDGRLTDGQGRTVDFRNTVIILTSNIGSPLIFEGIQSGQSYEAIRERVFGVLQQNFRPEFLNRLDEIVVFRPLAKEQIAAIVQIQLEAVRKRLAERRITLELSQEALDFLAQRGYDPVFGARPLKRVIQRELETPLSRKILAGEVPDGAHLYVNTGPLGLTFEVRQAALA